The genomic interval AGGACGGCAGTGGTTATGTCACGTGaggcgaaagaaaaaaaactgCATGAAGTTGTAGCTGCATGTTTCCTTTGGTTTTCTCCGTTGGTTTCCCTATCtctcctttttgtttttcgatTGTTTCGCGCACCCTccgtatgtgtgcatgtgggGTGTCGCGTACGCACcgcgctcgctcgctctctctctctctcgtccctTCCCCTGTCagctctcctcttttttgtCTTCGTTTTtgtagccccccccccctcctttcttgTCCTCGACATTGGTGCgtatatatattttttttttcagatatatgtatatgccacTGATACAGTAACCACTAACagaaacaaaagagaacATCAGCGCATATCACACACACTCATGCAAAGGGCGCACACACCTAAAGCGTCTAAACCTGCGCAACGAAGCACAGTGGCCTCTAAAATCTATATCAACGATAAACGAAATGAGGCCTTCATGAGCCCCAAGGCAAAGTGCGTAGACACGCAAGTACGCCCCTCCTCTGTTTCAGTCCTCTTTTGTCTTAGTTTCGCTTCGTCTACGTTTGTTCTTTGTTAGTGCTTTGTACGCACTTCTGGACGGGTCTGATTCTCTTTTTGTTAATGTTGTttcttctttgtgtgtgtgcatgtgtggttgttgctgttgtccgtgtgtgcgcgtgtgcatctctctttgtttttccgTCTAATGATTCTCGGTAggccttttcttttcgctgtTTGCTTTTCATGTTGGCTGTGAAACAAGaacccttccctcccctcccctccctccttaAGCGCTGCCTCGATGTAAGCGAAGTGGCATgtgcacacgtacacgtgcgcacacaatTTTCTCACTGCACCGCATAAGCAACTGTTCCAAACCTGGAGCATGTGAGACTACGTAGCCCCCTTCCTTTACAAAATATTCACACGCGTCTGTGCTGTTTCGTCGTGTGCTTGCTTACCCTCCTGAATGAGTCActcgctctcccctctccgGCACTCATTCAcgtttttctctctttcgttttcccttttttccGTGTATGTGCCTCCGTGTGTCGGTGTTGCCGACGCTGGTGGCGATGCATCTTTGAAAATGAACGTATGTGGAATGGATCCGATACACTtgcagccccccccccttctctctctgtgtgtgtgcgtgcgcgtgagaTCTACTGTGCTTGAAGCGAGCaatgaaagagagagagagaaaacacgAAAGGTGAGGCGGTCTTTTTCTGCTGAGAACGTTACACATGTGTGGACTttttggggggaggagagaacAACAGAAGGTAAAGGActgaacaacaacaacagcgaacaaagcaacaaaaaaaaagaaagcgaagtGTACACGGCAACTTAAGTAAACAGTAtagggaaaaaaaaacggaagaAAAAAGCAAAACTAAATGTGTCGGTTTCTCTCGTCATGtctcttgttgttgttgttttgtgttGCTCCTTGTGGTCTCGTGTTGTTCCCCTCTTCTTTGGTGGGGgttgcccccctctctcctcttccagTGTCTCTTCTCATTGTATCACTCGCGACTTGTTTTGGTTTTGCTTTGCGTTcttcttgtttgtttgtgtgttgcGCTACGGAAAAGAATGGTGACGTAAAttaaaaaaaaagaaacataAATGAAGCAAACAGTCGATTACTAGTGTGTTGTTAGCTGCCTTTTCTTCTTCTGACTGTCGTTATTCTCTATTATCTTCTTGTGCTTTCCTCTGCCGTCAttgacgtgtgtgtgtgtgtgtgtgtgtgtgtgtgtgtatctgtgtgtgtatctgtgtttgtgtgtgtgtgtgtgtgtgtgtgtatctgtgtgtgtatctgtgtttgtgtgtgtgtgtgtgtgtgtgtgtatctggCACTCTCACACGCCTCCTCTCatttcttctccctctcgaCACGTCTTCTTCTGGTTTGGTTGCATATGACTAGACTATCTTTTTggttgtttgtttgcttctTCTTTCTTCTTGTAAAGGGGTCCATCCCggtcccctctctccctctctcttctgcaCCCGCCTTTCCTTTACATGTGTcggtgcctgtgtgtgtttatgtcctccctcctctccagtTTTCATCGTCCTCTCTCCTGATCTCCACTCGCTCATTAGTGATCgtcccacacacgcacgcacacacgaactCCCATCAATTCGTCTACAAGAAGCGACCTCAGCACGGACTGTGAGAGGTGATAATGAATCcgctttgttgttgttgttgttgcctcttcctcgcaTGTTCAGGGTGGGGATAAAACAACCCTCTCATGTCGTTCTCTTCTCTCGAGTgctgcatgtgtgtatggaCAAAgggagcgtgtgtgcgtgggcaaCACGAACCGGTGCACGTAAGGCGGGTATGTGTGGATGGGCGTATGCCGTGGTCGTTTTTCATGTCGACCCACGCTCTTGCTTAGGCGCATATGCGTGCACAAACAAGACCACCGCCGAGTGCGTTGTCTGGCGTGTGCCGGTAAACTTTCGTTGCCAGCGAACTCAGTCCAAAGCACAAAGGTCGTCTAAAAGCGCTACTGCCACACGCATCACCACAGCCACTGCAGCACTCACGCTCACTCACGCACAACGGCCCTCTCGACTCGAGACCTCGGCACCAATGCAATCATCTGTTTCTGTTTCTTTTCCTCTGTTCGTGTTGTTTTGCTGCTTCACTTGAAGCGTTCCCCTCATCCCGCATTCTCTCTACGTGCATGTATatgtgcgggtgtgggtgtgtatgcgcgtgtgcgtgtgcgtgggtgtttgtgtgcatggGCGTGGACGTGTCAGTCATTTTGCCTCTACTCGAGTTGTGGCGGAGGACTTTTCATTGTAGGAACATGCGAGCGTTTCCTTTCTTGTTGCCATTTTTGCCTCCATTCGAAGTGacccgccccccccccacacacacacacatacacactgCGTGGCATCCGACTGAAATGTCGTTCTacttcttttcgtttttctaTCCGGCTTCGTTCGTGTTCAtttcttctcctccctccccatcTACCTGCGGCTCCATTCCAGGGTGACTCGACTGGGGAAAcaaagacagacagagagaacaCGCCACTGCAACTGTGTCGAGTAGAGGATTCCCGCACATGCAGTGGAGCTTCACGTTACAAACGGAGAGAAGTGTCTCTCTAGATTATCCGGTGCGCATAAGCATGTATCTGTTTGTGGATGTATATGTGTTTGTCCAACGCAGTGGACGGAAATGTGGAGCAGCATAACAAAATCGCACAAGACCGTCATCTGATTCTCccacccctccacccctACCTCCTTTTTCTCCTAGCCAGTAGCCACCATCTTTCATCATCATCTGCATCTCTTCTTTGGAGACGGATGTGCATTATACGAgagcgaaggagagcgagcCACTGCGCGAAGGAGACAGCAACATTGTCGGTGACACAGGAATGGGCATCCAACTCGTGAAGATGGGCAAGCGGAAGAACAACGTCTGACAGTCCTTCATCACGgcatgaaaaaaaaaacgaaaaatgAAAGGTGCAGTCAATGTTTGCGTGCAGGTGCGTGCCACTCACCTTATCTCCATCTCCAcctcacatgcacacgcatataCACCTGTGCGCCCTCTCACTCTCCCTGACGTTCTCTTCCACTTATTCATTTGCTGATCATCTGCCTTTTTTCGatggcgggggtgggggactCAGAGTATCACACGACTTACTCACAGGTGCATCCCACCTTCTGGCCCGCACACATATATTTATGTTTTGtgccccttttttgttgttgtcctTTGCTCATTCTTTTCTtcgccgtgtgcgcgcgtatAGCTGTACATAGCATTGCGTCTCtcagcccccctcctcctcctcctcctcctcctcctctctacAGGCACTTCACACAGCGGTCATAGTTTGGTTGGTTCTGTTCTTTCTCGAAAAGAACTAAGGAAGGAAAGCGAAAAGACTACCCTTTCTTTGAGTGCGTCTGCAGCTCATCTGCTCCCCTGCAGACCAGGCCAGCACGAACACtaaagacacacacagacgcacacacacgtagacATCTACTCCGCGAAAAAAATATATTCTCCACTTAATAACTGGAGACTGCAGGGACAGTCAtctgtgcccccccccacacaccaccaccaccacccacccttCCGTACATGCAAGCgaacgcatgcgcacacccTTTATGTTCAATGAGAACACTGTAGCAGCAACCACAAAAATAGAGATTGAAAAGTGAAGGTCTTCAATGTAAGGCCAGGACAAGGAACGCGGCACTCACTTACTTCCCTCACGTTCATTCCCCACATACGCACTCACACCCTCTCTGCCATTATAGAATGccaaaggaaaagaagcagcgggttgttctgctgccgctcatcCCCACCGGCGGTGATTTGAGCCCAGCTGTGGACGACACCATGGCAAAGGGCAAGCACAGTACatgcggcgatggcgccacTGGTGGCAGAagccccgccaccgccgccgcgtcggcagCTGACGGCAAGAAGCTGGGGTACAAGGACGTCATTAACCGCACCATATTCACGATTCTTATGGCGTACGTTTTTCTGTGCTGGATCTCTGTCGGTATTCGCTTTGGCCTCTTCCTGCTCTTTGTGATCGAGAGCACCATGTTCTACGAGGTAACCCGGATCAATCAGCGGGTGCGCAAAGAGCGTCAGCTGCCGTCGGTGCTCTTCATCAAGTGGTActtcttcgtcgtctgctACGTTTTTGTTAGTCTCTTTTGCAATCGCGAACCGCTGCAAAACACCTTTGCATGGTTTGACAAGGTATACGACCTGCTTCCCTTCGCGTTCTTCTGTTGTGTGATGCTAGGGCTCGTCATCTTCGTGCTGAGCCTGCGCAAGGGCATGTACCGCTATCAGTTCATCCAGTTCACATGGACAGCAATGATGCTGATGCTGTGTCAGGTGCAGTTTGCTGGCGAAATGCGCAACATGGTGCGCGGCATGATCTGGTTCCTGCTGCCGGTGAGCTGTGTCGTCAACAACGACATTTGGGCCTACGTCTTTGGGAAGTGTTTCGGGCGAAGAAAGCTGCTGTCCCTGTCGCCAAAGAAGACGGTGGAGGGGTTCCTCGGTGCGTTCCTCTTCACAGTCATTTGGTCCTTCTGGTTCTGCGGCTTTCTGAGCCACTTCCCGCAGATGTACTGCCCTGCCGTGGGCTTCACCAACGCCGTGAACTCCCACTGCGAGCCCAACCCCATCTTCCTACAGGAGGAGGTTGCCTTTCCGCAGTGGATACAGCAGGTGTCGGGTGGTATGCTGACCACCTTTCTCGTCTCACCAGCGCAGAAGCACGCCCTCGTGCTAGGGACGTTTGCGTCGCTCCTCGCCCCATTCGGTGGCTTCTTCGCAAGTGGACTGAAGCGTGCCTTCAAGCTCAAGGACTTTGGTGACCTCATCCCCGGCCACGGCGGCATGACGGACCGTATGGACTGTCAGGGCCTCATGGGCCTCTTCACGTACTGCTACCTCCGCACCTACGTCTTCCACGAAACCAAGTGCCCCGGTGCGAACGACATTACGCGCTGCGCCCTTCGCATGGACGCCGAGCATCGTCAGACCTTGGTgaaccagctgctgcagtcaCTGCAGGCATAGCTGGACGCAGATGACAAGAggatgtgcgtgcgtgaaaGAGGCAGGAGAGGACTCGCACCCACAAGGCGGGCTCACATGCAGCGGAACCAAGCAAAGCAGGACAGATGCAAGAAGAACAAAGGAAATCAGTCAGCTGTTGCGTTCCGGGCCTGTTCAGAcatgcgcgcagcagcggggcgtTGCGGCCCGCATCGGTGGCCCCTCCTCATAGCGTTTGCTTCTTTTGGCCGGCCTATCGATATGactgtatgtatgtgtgtgtgtgtgtgtgtgtgtgtctgtgtctgtgtgtgtgtctgtgtctgtgtgtgtgtgtgtgtgtgtctgtgtctgtgtgtgtgtgtctgtgtctgtgtgtgtgtgtctgtgtgtgtgtgtgtgtgtgtgtgtttgacTCTTCCCAGTCTGGCTTTCTCGGCTCCCTaccactcccctcccctccgttTGTGTGCACGCCACGTGAGAACAGTCGTGTGTAACGGGCTCACACAGCacccgcggctgcagcccTCTATGTATGATGTCCCTGTGCTGGTTCTTGTTTTCACCTTTACTCTCAAactctgcctctctctcaaTCTCCTTTTGGACCTCTTTCGCTTGGTCTGCAAATCttaacaacaacaacacacacacacacatacatacacaggCTGCAATCTTAGAGTATCATGGCTGATTCGAAGAAGGACAACAAGAAGACCGAGGAGGTCGTCACCCAGGGTACGGACCAGGCCCAGGTTGGCCTAATCATCAAGGTTCTGGGCCGCACCGGCTCTCGCGGCAACGTGACccaggtgcgcgtgcgcctgaTGGCCGAGGCCGGCTCCCCGGACTACAACCGCACGATCGTGCGCAACGTGAAGGGCCCATGCAAGGAGAACGACATGCTCTCCCTCATGGAAACCGAGCGTGAGGCCCGCCGTCTCCGTTAAGATCATGCCACGCATcctagcagcagcagcagcagcagccatgtGAGTGTGTGAAGGGCTGTGCGATTCATTTTGTTTCTTGTTTTTCATTCTCGCGATTTCCcagaaacgaagaaaaaaaaatcgAAAAAAGTTGAGGCTCGGATGTATCGATGGCGATGTTCGAgtgcgctcttctctccaTTTGTGAAACGAGACATCAGGCAGCCACACGGCACGGGACATGCACACTCGCTGCCTTTCTGTCACCACACAGAAAGAGGGCCCATCACGATAGCGATCACCTCGTCATCCCTGTGCGTTTGCGTGCCTTTTTCGGATTCGGTTTCCACGGTGCTTGTGCCGGTGCGTGCTTGTTGTGAGCGAGTGGGTAAGAAGACCTGAGCAAGGAAAACGCTGCAGTTGCGTGTGCCGcgtcttccctccctccttctctccacctcctcgaccaacacacacacaagcacgctgCACAAGTGCCCCTTCTGTGCCATTATCCGTTGTTCTCCACGTGTCACGCTGCACCAtctcccttttctccctGTCTTTCTGCTGCTCATACATATTGGAATGTGTCTCGCCCCCACTCCCGATTTCTTCTATCACAAGCAACCCGATCCAACCCCAccagccctcccccccccctcatctTGCAGTCCATATACTCGCGCAATGGCTGATTCGAAGAAGGACAACAAGAAGACCGAGGAGGTCGTCACCCAGGGTACGGACCAGGCCCAGGTTGGCCTAATCATCAAGGTTCTGGGCCGCACCGGCTCTCGCGGCAACGTGACccaggtgcgcgtgcgcctga from Leishmania major strain Friedlin complete genome, chromosome 26 carries:
- the S33-1 gene encoding putative 40S ribosomal protein S33 — encoded protein: MADSKKDNKKTEEVVTQGTDQAQVGLIIKVLGRTGSRGNVTQVRVRLMAEAGSPDYNRTIVRNVKGPCKENDMLSLMETEREARRLR
- the S33-2 gene encoding putative 40S ribosomal protein S33 — encoded protein: MADSKKDNKKTEEVVTQGTDQAQVGLIIKVLGRTGSRGNVTQVRVRLMAEAGSPDYNRTIVRNVKGPCKENDMLSLMETEREARRLR
- a CDS encoding cdp-diacylglycerol synthetase-like protein — its product is MPKEKKQRVVLLPLIPTGGDLSPAVDDTMAKGKHSTCGDGATGGRSPATAAASAADGKKLGYKDVINRTIFTILMAYVFLCWISVGIRFGLFLLFVIESTMFYEVTRINQRVRKERQLPSVLFIKWYFFVVCYVFVSLFCNREPLQNTFAWFDKVYDLLPFAFFCCVMLGLVIFVLSLRKGMYRYQFIQFTWTAMMLMLCQVQFAGEMRNMVRGMIWFLLPVSCVVNNDIWAYVFGKCFGRRKLLSLSPKKTVEGFLGAFLFTVIWSFWFCGFLSHFPQMYCPAVGFTNAVNSHCEPNPIFLQEEVAFPQWIQQVSGGMLTTFLVSPAQKHALVLGTFASLLAPFGGFFASGLKRAFKLKDFGDLIPGHGGMTDRMDCQGLMGLFTYCYLRTYVFHETKCPGANDITRCALRMDAEHRQTLVNQLLQSLQA